Genomic DNA from Caloenas nicobarica isolate bCalNic1 chromosome 18, bCalNic1.hap1, whole genome shotgun sequence:
AAAGCTGCCACTGACAGTTTTTCAGGTCTGTGGAGAGATCAAGTTTATATTTGCCGTGGGGTGACCATGGGGCACATCAGCAATGGCTGAGGATGTCAGGGGCTGTTACCGAGGTTTTAACGGGTGTTGGCGTCACTGTTCACCAGCCCTCGGTGTTGGAGTCTTGGGCACCGAGCCAGATCTGCATGTTTTCAACCCGTTATCTGTGTCACCGTCTGGGTGTGACACAGATCTTTGCAAAGGGCCAAGCGCGGGATCAGCTGAGCCGGTGTCTTGTTCCGCTGCCCGGGGCAGCTGGCATGGAGCACATTGATCCGATTGACCCGATCGAGTTACGGCCGGGAGCTCCCGGCTGCTGCGGGGGCTCCTGGTGGGGCCAGGGCTGTTCTTGGCTGGGTCAtgctgtggggagcagagctgagtGGGGCTTGTTTAGGCCCAGGTTTGTTCTGAGCGAAAGCTTCGCCCAGCTGATCTCGGGAAGGGAGCACTTGCTTTCTCTGCACCTGGGGCACTGCCCTGCTCAGCTGATgagcagagctcccaggctggatttttcctccctcttgcATGAGCCTCCATGGGCTGAACATGGACCTGGGCTGTGGGGGGTCTGCAGGCGCCAGGGCGGGCTGtggtcctggggacagcgcTGGAGACAGCCCAAGAAGGGCCCGCGCTGGCGCGGGGGTCAGTGCAGCGACATTCTCCTCCCCACTCCAGTGTAAGTCGCGCGTGCGAGGATGGCAGAGCAGGAGCCGACGGCAGAGCAGCTGGCCCAGATCGCAGCTGAGAACGAGGAGGATGAACACTCCGTCAACTACAAGCCGCCTGCCCAGAAGAGCATCCAGGAGATCCAGGAGCTGGACAAGGATGACGAGAGCTTGCGCAAATACAAGGAGGCACTGCTTGGCGCCGTCACCGTGACTGCAGGTGAGCTGGGATGGTGACACCTCCTTGAGCAGAGCTCCCTCGTCCCCTCCAGCCtcatccctgctcctgcccggagctgttctcctcctcctcttcttcctcctcttcctcctcctcctcttcctcccagctCTTTGCCTTGGGCAGAGTATGAAGGCGAAGGCGCGTCTCTGCCTCCCCCCGCGCCCGTCCCTGCCCAGCAGCGAGGCCCAGGACCGGCACTTTGTGCCtttggggggtgttttggggggagTGCAGGGGGATGTTCTCACGGGTGTTCCTGCTCTTTCAGGAAGGGCCCTGGAAGGACAAGGAGCTGTGCTGCCTGGTGTCAGGGTGGGTGTTTAACAGCCTCTCCCTTCTCTTCTAGATCCCAACGCCCCAAACGTGGTGGTGACCAAACTGACGCTGGTCTGTGCTACGGCGCCCGGCCCACTGGAGCTGGACCTGACAGGTGAGCGCGGAGGATCCCAGAACTTCTCTGGAGCCCCCACTGGTAGCAGAGCCGCTGTGCCGGACGCAGAGGAAAGGGCCAGAGCCTCCGCAGGGTTCTGCACCTGGAGCCCGCGGCCGTGTCCCCCAAGAGCTTCTGTTCTCTCAGAGTCCTGGTTCTGCAGAGGcctgagctgctggctggggcagctgcagcaacagcagcttcGAGGTGGTGATGGCCCCAGAGCAAACGTCTGCAAAGGGATGTTCTGGCATTAAGTGCTGCAGAATCCCTGCATGGGGCGTCGTGTGCCCGGGCGGTGCAGCAAGGAGGGTCCTGTCAGACACGAACGGATGAGCCGTGTGCTGCCCCCTCCTGTCACTTCAATTCACCCCAGAGCATGATACGAAGGGACCCTGAGCAACCCTCTCCCTTCTTTGCAGGTGATCTGGAGAGCTATAAGAAGCAGGCGTTTGTGCTGAAGGAGGGTGTGGAATACCGGATAAAAATCTCCTTTAGGGTAAGAATTCAGATGTGAAAACCGAAGAGCAGGGGGAACACTGCAGGTGGAACGTTGCAGGTGGGTGGGCAGCATCTCAGGATGCATCTGTAGCCCTCGCTTGTCTCTGCAGGTCAACAGGGAGATTGTGTCGGGGTTGAAGTACATTCAGCACACGTTCCGGAAAGGCGTGAAAAGTAagtgctgctctgtgccaggGCCCGGGCTGCCCACATTGCCCCCCAGCTCGGAGCGAGAGGGGATGTTTGGTTGCCCCCTCCCTGCACAGGAGCATTGGGGTCTGTGCACATGGTGACCGGTGGCCCTGGCTGTGCCCGCAGCTCTGGACTCGGTGCGCCATCCCGGCCGGAGCGGCAGCGAATGGGTCACTGCAGCCAGAGGCTCTGGCTGGGGGTCGCTCCCCGCGGGGGGAGCCACTCCTGGAGTGAACAGGGCTGTTAACGGGTGACATTCGTGTTGtcacagctgctgtgtggaTAGTTGTAGCAGTGACAGAGCTGCCATGTGCTTTAGCCTTGTCCCAAATGCCGGGGAGGCTCCTAAACAGCCCCATGTGCCTCTTTTTCTGCCCCTAGTTGACAAGACCGAGTACATGGTTGGGAGCTATGGCCCCCGCGCAGAGGAATACGAGTTTCTGACCCCCATGGAAGAGGCCCCAAAGGGGATGCTGGCCCGGGGCAGCTACAACGTCAAATCCAAGTTCACAGACGATGATAAGACTGACCACCTGTCCTGGGAGTGGAACCTGACCATCAAGAAGGAGTGGAAGGACTAACCCTTCCCCGGCCAAACTGAGAGCGTGAATCAGACAGTGGCTCCTGTAGAAACCCCCCCCATACCAAAGTGCTGACGTTGGAACCCTCTTCCCCTTCACACCCCGATATCATTTGACCAGAGCTCAGTTTGTAACGTGCCCCCTCCCCAGAGAACCGCTGAGCGCACAGACCGGCCTGCGCTGCccgagtccagctcctgcccctgtcCCGTCCCAACGCAGGGCGGCAGCGCTCGCTCCCCTGGTGCAGCCCTGTGTCCTGCGTGGACCCTGCGCTCAGCTCCTGCACGGCTCTGGGCGGCTGCTGCCTGTGGGGAGCTGAGGAACTGACGCCAGGTGGCTTTCGAATCTGTTTATCAGCTAAAATCACGTCCggcccctccccagcctgtgctgggcacgCTGGCGGCTCCATTTGTGGCTGTTCCCCATAACCATGATGCCTTAACGTGTAACACGGATCCTCTCGGGAGGGGGCCCTGCCCTCGTTAACACTTTTTAAATGCCACCCATCCTGCCATCCCCTGGCATAGCGCTCGCCCTGGTCACGCCCCACATGGGTTACTAGGAGATTCACAAGTTCCCGCTTTGCTGCTGGTCTGTCCTTCACCTGGGATGGGACATCTCCAGGGGGGAGCGTGACACCAGGTGACAGGTGCCCAGAGCCGCCCACGGgtccctggccctgccccaGTGAGCTCCGGCAGCCTCAGCGGCATTGGCGGGGGCAGCCAGGCCAGCGGGCGCGGGGGTCACCGGTGCTGCCGTCACCTCACGGTTCTCGTTGCAGCCATGGCAGCTGCAAAGCACTGAAATCCCAGACAGCACTGGCCGCCCCGAGCTGCTCCGGCTGCGGAtgggctggcagctgctgcagctgctcctgacACCACAACACGGAGCTGGCGAGGGATGGGTGTTCCCAGCGGGTGATGCCTTATGTATCTGTGCTGCCTTCACAGCCTGTGCCTGGCCCGTCAGTATCTGTTGCCTTGAcaccggccccgcagccccgtcCGATCCCACCACGCTGAAGTCGAATTAGAACCGGGACCAAGTATCTGCGGCTTCCTCGTAGCGACGTCTTTGCCTCTAACTCACCCTTGCCCTGCCCCTAGAGAGAGTTTTGTTAATTTGATTTGGTGCATATTGTCTGTAAATCCTCAACACGGGATAACAGGTTTGGAATCATCGTCTGCTTCTCCTTTTATGACAgttaaataaaatctttcaaCTGACTATCTGCTCTGTGTTCTGGGTCTGTTCTGGGACTTCCTGGGTCTGTGGCAGGAAGCAGCAGAACTTTGTTTCATGGGATTTCTGCAAACGAGCGGGAGCAGAACCGCAGGGCTCGCGGAGCTGTGACACGGGCCGCGGGACCATCCTGGAGCAGGAGAGGCAAGAGGCCCCGGGTGGCGTTTGGCTCCtggccccagccctggctgcttgTGGTTCTGCACCAGGGGTGCAGGGACGCGCAGGCGGCAGCTCCGGGGCAGCAAACTCGGGGTCTCatgcctgtgaggagcaggTGGGGTCGAGGCCGCCCATGTCCTGTCCACTGCAGCCACGGAGCCAAATTCCTGCGCAGTGAGAGGAATGAGAACGGAACCCAGGAGCGCTGCTGTGTGATAAGAGCCTGCGGATGTTTGCAGAGTGTGTGGTGTATTTGTGCTCAGGATAAGAAAAGTGTGGCTGGGAAAAGCTCTTTACAGAACTCGCAGCACttgagcagctgcagaggagccgCTGGGCCCCACTCCTGGCTGAGCCACTCGTGACAGGAATCGGGTGCTAAGGGACCCGCTGGGTGACAGCGCAGCCAGGCCCCGGGCCACTGTGCAGCcgctccaggagctgcagctcaagGACACAACCCCCAGCGCCGGGGCTGAGGTGGAGCTGCCTGAACCCCCGTGGGACCCGGCATCTGCCGCAGCTGCTGCCGGCGAGAGCAGCTCGGGGCAGCTGTGGCCCCGTCACGTCAGTGGGCGCCCAGACATGGCGATAATGCAAACAAAGGCCGTTCCCTGCGCCGGCCCCTGCAGCCGCTCTGCTGCGGTTGGTGTCGGGCGAGATCCTGCCTGACGCAACCTCCTGCTCTTTGGCAACTCTTGCCAAACGCCGGATGTCGGTTTTGACCGTTCATGCGGCGCTGGATCCCAGGGGAAGGGCCGCAGGGCGGCTGTgacctgctgggctgcagcgCCGGGTGCCGTGTGTCCACCGGCTGCTCCACGGGCACCGCCTGGGCACGAGCGGCCCCAGGACAtgcaggccaggctggagagaGCGGCTCAGGGCGGATCCCACCGGGCTCCTCGCGGGGCGAGAACGGCCGGAGCTCCGCACGGACAGCGCTCGCACAGCAGGGCCGGCTCTGCGCAGCaccgggggcgggcaggggcagcaccGCTCCCCCGGCAGTGTCCCCGGCCGGGCCGCACGGGACGTGTCCGCGGGAACCAGCCGGTCCCGGTGCCAGTGCTGCCAACGTCGCAGCCCACGGCCGCGAGTCCTGCTCGGGGCCGCTCCATGTCCCGTGTCCCGTGCCCGTGCTCATGTCCCATGTCCCGGTCCCTGTCCCGTGTCCCGGtccctgtcccgtgtccctgtcccatctCCGGGtccctgtcccgtgtccctgtcccgtGTCCCGGTCCCGTAtccctgtcccgtgtccctgtcccgtgtcccggtcccgtgtccctgtcccgtGTCCCGGTCCCGTATCCCTGTCCTGTAtccctgtcccgtgtccctgtcccgtgtcccggtcccgtgtccctgtcccgtGTCCCGGTCCCGTAtccctgtcccgtgtccctgtcccgtgtccctgtcccggtCCCGTCCGGCTCGTTCCCGCGGGTCTCGCGGCTCCCGGGACCGGGCACGCGCGGGGCCTCGCGCCACCGCGCCGTGTCCCCAGCGTCACGTGCCCCCAGCACGTTCCCTCCACGGCCGCCGGAAGAGCCGCTTTTCCTTCCGGCCGGGTCAAAGGGCGGTGGACGCGGCCCAGTCAGAAACCACCACGCGCGCCTGGCCGCGCGCACGCGCAGTGCTcgcccgccggggccgcgcgAGTGCCACGTTGAGGGCCGGCGGCCGCGCGAGGAGGCGGCGCTGACCAATCGCGAGCCGCGCAGCGGGGAAAGCGCCCAATGGCGGCGCgcgggcggggagcgcggcCAGCGGCCAACCCGCGGCGGAGGGCGGGGCCGAGCCCAGCGCGCCGGCGAATAGGAGCCGCGCGTCGGACCGGGCGGTGAGTCGAGCCAatggcgggcggcggcggcgcggcccggcgcGGCCAAtggggcgcggcggcggccgggggagGCGGGTTTATAAGCGGAGGCGGCGCCGCGGCCGCACGCCTGCCCCGGCCCGTCCCGCGCCGCCGCCATCAGCGCCATGGCCGGGCTGCGCGCGCTCCTGCCGCTGCTGTGCCTCGtgctgccgcccgcccgccccgccgggctggaggaggaggacggggTGCTGGTGCTGCGCGCCGCCTCCTTCGAGCAGGCGCTGGCGGCGCACCCGTACCTGCTCGTCGAGTTCTGTGAGCGCCGGGGCCCGGGCGGCGGGaagggggagcggcggggccggggcgcggggagGCGCCGCCGATGCAgcggcggccggggccggggcgggggctgcgggcgggagcggcggggagcgggccgCGGCTGTGCCCGCGCTGACCGCCCGTCCCGCAGACGCCCCGTGGTGCGGACACTGCAAAGCGCTGGCGCCCGAGTACGCGAAGGCGGCGGCGAAGCTGCGGGCGGAGGGCTCGGAGATCCGGCTGGCCAAGGTGGACGCCACGGAGGAGGCGGAGCTGGCGCAGCGGTTCGGCGTGCGGGGATATCCCACCATCAAGTTCTTCCGCAACGGCGACCAGGCGGCGCCCAAGGAGTACACGGGTGAGCGGGGCGGGTCCCGTCCCGCGGCGCGGCC
This window encodes:
- the ARHGDIA gene encoding rho GDP-dissociation inhibitor 1, translated to MAEQEPTAEQLAQIAAENEEDEHSVNYKPPAQKSIQEIQELDKDDESLRKYKEALLGAVTVTADPNAPNVVVTKLTLVCATAPGPLELDLTGDLESYKKQAFVLKEGVEYRIKISFRVNREIVSGLKYIQHTFRKGVKIDKTEYMVGSYGPRAEEYEFLTPMEEAPKGMLARGSYNVKSKFTDDDKTDHLSWEWNLTIKKEWKD